A genome region from Hippopotamus amphibius kiboko isolate mHipAmp2 chromosome 1, mHipAmp2.hap2, whole genome shotgun sequence includes the following:
- the LOC130844242 gene encoding uncharacterized protein LOC130844242, whose translation MYLYLLLACVLWGLESHSTPMKIASVSPQDNHTAVCAEIQKELTADNITYNGSFKRPQNTSEELCYGKFIEGFISTLNEISTKYNNDCHIKKVYKDMKELTKICPKLNSTEPHKNCTTETSNFSKFKEALQSVVISIEGWKSCKRIKSIL comes from the exons ATGTACCTGTACCTGCTCCTGGCTTGTGTGCTCTGGGGCTTGGAAAGCCATTCCACCCCAATGAAGATAGCCAGCGTGTCTCCCCAGGACAATCACACCGCAGTCTGTGCTGAGATTCAGAAAGAACTCACGGCTGACAACATTACATACAAT GGTTCCTTCAAAAGGCCCCAGAACACCAGCGAG GAGCTCTGCTATGGGAAGTTTATAGAGGGCTTCATCTCCACCCTGAATGAAATCTCTACGAAATATAACAATGATTGTCACATAAAAAAGGTTTATAAGGACATGAAAGAACTCACCAAAATCTGCCCAAAGCTGAAT tCAACAGAACCACATAAGAATTGTACTACTGAGACAAGTAATTTCTCAAAGTTCAAAGAAGCCTTACAGAGTGTCGTCATATCTATAGAAGGATGGAAATCTTGTAAAAGGATCAAGAGCATCCTCTGA
- the CSF2 gene encoding granulocyte-macrophage colony-stimulating factor gives MWLQNLLLLGTVVCSISAPTRAPSPVTRPWQHVNAIKEALSLLNHSKDTAAVMNETAQVVSEMFDSQEPTCLQTRLKLYKQGLRGSLTSLKGPLTMMASHYEQHCPPTKETFCETQNITFRSFKQNLKDFLFTIPFDCWEQVEK, from the exons ATGTGGCTGCAGAACCTGCTTCTCCTGGGCACTGTGGTCTGCAGCATCTCCGCACCCACCCGCGCACCCAGCCCTGTCACCCGGCCCTGGCAACATGTGAATGCCATCAAGGAGGCTCTGAGTCTTCTGAACCACAGTAAAGACACTGCTGCTGTGATG AATGAAACAGCACAAGTCGTCTCTGAAATGTTTGACTCCCAG GAGCCGACATGCCTGCAGACTCGCCTGAAGCTGTACAAGCAGGGCCTGCGGGGCAGCCTCACTAGTCTCAAGGGCCCCTTGACCATGATGGCCAGCCACTACGAGCAGCACTGCCCCCCCACCAAG gaAACTTTCTGTGAAACCCAGAATATCACCTTTAGAAGTTTCAAACAGAACctgaaggattttctttttaccATCCCCTTTGACTGCTGGGAGCAAGTCGAGAAGTGA